A region of the bacterium genome:
GCGCCCGACGAGAGTCTGGACCTTGACGGCTACATCGAAAGCATCAAGTTCGCGGCCCGTCTGTTTCACGATTTTGCCGACCTCGCACCGGCGGACGAGGGGGACGAGTGGACATGAGGGTCCAAGCGACCGAGACGCTGGCGCGCTACGCCAGCACCCTGCAGTACCAAGCCATTCCGCCGGCCGTGGTGGCACGCACCAAGGAGGTGGTCCTGGACTGCCTCGGCACCCTGCTCGGGGGCTCCGTCTACCCCGTCGGCACCATCACGCTCCGGTTCGTCGCACGCGTGGGCGAGGGCGGGGCCTGCACCGTGGTGGGCACCGACCGGAAGGCGTCACCGGTCACCGCGGCGTTCGCGAATGCGACGATCTCCCACTGCCTCGAGCTGGACGACAATTACAATCCTGCGAATGCCCATGTGGCGAATGTCGTGGTGCCGGCCGCGCTTGCCGTGGCCGAGCAGGAGCACGTCGATGGACGGCAGTTGATCGCGGCGCTCGTCGCCGCGTATGATGTCGAGGGCCGGATCGGGATTGCGCTCAGCCCGGTCCGCCTGTACGAGCGCTCTTTTCACCCATCCTCGATCAACGGGAATTTCGGAGCAGCCGCCGCCGCAGCGCGGGCGATGGCCCTGGGCCCGTCGGAGACGGTCAACGCGCTCGGCCTCGCGGGCTGTCAGGCCTCCGGGCTCCTGGCGTGGGTGACCGAGCCGGCGCAGTTCAGCAAGGCGTTCCAAATCGGCGTCGCGTCTCGGAACGGGGTCACCGCCGCGGAGATCGCGCGGCTCGGCTTCACCGGTCCACCGCACATCCTCGAAGGCAAGCACAATCCGTTCCGCGCATTTGCCGGGGTGGACGTGCTCTCCGTTGAGGACGCCCTCACCGGCGAGCTCGGCGACCGCTTTGAGATCGCCCGCACAAGTTTGAAAAAGTATGCCTGCTGCCGCCAAATCCACGCTCCGCTCGACGGGTTATTCAAGATTATGGCGCGGCAGGACCTGCGCGGGGATGATATCGTGGAGCTCACGACGCGCGTCGCGACCTCGATGGCGGACATCATCGACAACAACGAGTTGCCGTCCCACAACGCCCAATACATCCTGGCGATGGCGGCGTACGACGGGCGCGTCGAGGTTGAGCAGCTCACGGGCGACCGGGCCGCGGATCCCCGGATCTCGGCGCTGTCCAAGCGTGTGCGGGTCCTCGGGGATGATGCGCTGGAGCAGCGCTTCCCCGAGCAGTGGTCCGCCGTCACCACGGTGCGGGCCGGCGATGGGCGCGAGTTCACAGAAGCCGTATACTACCCTACGGGTGATCCGGAGAACCCGCTGACCGCCGACGATCTCCGGGCCAAATTCTTCGCCCTGGCCACGAAAGCGATCTCCCGCAAGCGGGCCGACGCGATCGCGGACCTGGTCACGGGCCTGGACGCACTGAGCGATGTATCGCAACTGGCGCGACTGTTGAGCGCGGATCGCTGAGGGGACCGTCCGGAGGGACGAGACGATGGCAGAACCTCATGGATACACCGACGCGATCACCGCCTACGCATCACGGTTTCGCTTCGCCGATCTTCCGTCGAAGGTGATCGAGGAGGCCAAGACGATCGTGCTCGACACGATCGGCGCCCTTCTCCTGGCATCCCTCCCGCAATATCGGGCCTCGTGGCTCACCGGAGACCTGGCCCGTGAGATGGGGGGAACGCCAGAATCCACGGTGATCGGCCGCGACTTCATGGCATCGTGCGAGGGCGCTGCGCTCGCCAACGGCACGATGGGGTACGCGGCCGACGTCGAGGGTGGATCGGCCGCGCGCCAGCATGTCCCCGCGGTGCTGGTCCCCGCCGCGCTGGCGGTAGGCGAGCGTGAGGGTGTGGACGGCAAGACGTTTCTGGCAGCCCTGGCGCTCGGCTACGAGATCTGCTGCCGGGTCGGCGAAGCGTGCCGCACGTCGTACTCGTATCCGCACTCCTTCCACCCGTCGGCGACGTTTGGCTACTTTGGCGCCGCCGCGGCGGCTGGGCACATCCTGAACCTCACGCAGCCGCAGTTCGCCAATGCCCTCGGCCTCGCCGGCAGCAACGCGGGGGGCCTCATGACCTGGGTAAGCGATCCAACCGAACACTCGCGACCGTTCGTCATCGGCATGGCCGCTCGGGGAGGTGTCACGGCCGCGCTGCTGGCCCACATGGGCCTCGGCGGTCCCCCGGCGATTCTCGACCCAGGAAAGTACTCCATCTACGATGCGTACTCCGGGGAGATGTATCTGGATCGCCTGACCGAGCGGCTCGGCGAGGACTTCTGGATCGCCAATACCGGCGGCTTCAAGCGCCACCCGTGCTGCGGGGATATTCACAGCGGCCTCGACGCGCTGCTGGCCATTATGGACAAGCACGACATCATCCCGGGCGAGATCGAGGAGATCGTCCATCGGGTGAAGGCGGATCGCGCTCCCGTCATCGACAACAATCCCCTGAAGTCGCATTGCGCCCAGTACATCCTCGCCGTGGCCGCGGTGGATCGCAAGATCGTTCCGAACGATATCCTGCACGACCGTCGCGATAACGCGCAGATTCGCATGGTGTACGAGCGCGTCAAGTTGATCGGCGACCGCGAGATGGACCGCTGGCCGGCGTCGGCGCCCGCGATCGTCGAGGTCACGGTCAAAGATGGGCGACGGCTCTCTGAACGGGTGGATTGGGCCAAGGGCCGTCGGGAAAACCCGATGACCCGTACGGAGCTGGAGCGCAAGTTCTTCGACTTGGCCACGATGCGGATCTCGCGGGACGATGCCAACCGGCTCATGGAACGTGTAGATCATCTCGAGCAGGTGCCGGACGTCCGTGAGATTGGCCGATTGCTTCGCGCGTAGCCAATCACGCCTCCTCTAAGGCCGTCGGGCGCGGAGCGCGACGCGATCGCGAAATCGATACACGCATTCCACATCGGGAAAGCCCGCCCGGACGATCTCCGCGGAGAGTTCGGAAAAGGCCAGGCGGCGGACGGGATCTGTGAGGGACCCTTTCGCCCACGGCGTCTTCAGCGTCTCGAGGTCATAGAGGAGTCCGCCCGGCCCCAGCATGGCCGCCAGCTGCTTGAGCGAGCGCCTCAGCCACCGGAGACCGTCTGCGAGCGATCCGCCTCTTGACTCCATGATCGGCATGAGCACGCTCCCCACGGTCACCACCGTGGCGCGGAGCCGCGGGAACACCGTCCCTTCTCCCAAGGCCAGCGGCAGCGCCTGAATGCGATCCCCGGGGAGGATCTCGGAGAGCCGTGTCTTCGCGCGTGCCAACTTGCGATCGTTCGGCTCAATGAGGGTCACGCGGCCAAGGGAAGGGTAGCTCCGCGCGATCAGGCACGCGAGCTTTCCGGTGCCCGCTCCAGCATCCACAAGGTGATCGGGGCGATCGAGTGGGGGAAGTGCCTGGACCATCTCGCGGTAATGCTCGGGTTCTCGCTCTGGTCCCGCCGTCCACGTGGTATCGTGGAGATCGTACCAATCGGGGTGCTCCCAGGGATTCTCCATCCACGCTCCCCCCGGCCGAGTCCGCGCGCTCGGGAACGCTCGATTCGCGAATCCGGCGCGAGTTCCCTTTCGTCGCGTGACGCATAGCGACTGCGAGGCGCATCGTGGTAGTCTCTACGTGTGACGTCCCTGGAGCTCCGCCGCGATGTCTGGGCCGGTGCGGCCGCCGGCCTGGCGGGGGGCGGCATCCTCGCCGCGACGCTGCATCTCCAGGGGAAGATGTCACTGACCGTGGGGCTCACCGGCCTCGCGCCGCAGGCGGCCCCCGCGGTTCAGCTGGGGATCGCGGGTCTCCTCGGCGCCGGGTTCGGCGCGGTCTTCAGGTACCAGCCCGAAAGCGCGGCGTCGAGCCTAACGGCCGGCCTGCTCTACGGCCTGCTCTGGTGGATCGTCGGGCCCCTGACCCTGTCGCCCCTGCTGGCCGGCGTGGTCCCGTCGTGGTCGCTCGAGGATGCCGCCGCGGGGTTCCCCGGCCTCATCGCGCATCTCCTCTACGGCGCAGTGATGGGCACGGCATTCTACCTGATGGCGGGCGCGTGGAGACGAAGAATCCCGGCGCCGCCGCCGGTCCCCGACGCCCCCCCCGTGCGCATCGTGATTCTGGGGGGTGGATTCGCGGGTGTGAGCGCCGCGCAGCGGCTCGAGCACCTGCTGCGGCGGAATAGAGCCGTGTCGATCACGCTGGTCAGCGAGAGCAACTACCTGCTCTTTACGCCCATGCTGGCCGAGGTCGCGGCCAGCGGGTTGGAAGCTCAACACATCAGTGCCCCCGTCCGGGCGGCGCTCCTGCGCACGGTGTTCCGGCGTGCCGAGGTCCTGGCGGTCGATGTCGCCGCCCAAACCGTGCGGTTGCGCGCGACGCCGTCGGCCAGAGAGGAAACCCTGCGCTACGATCACCTCGTCCTGGCTCTTGGGTCCGTTCCGAATTTCTACGATCTCCCGGGCCTCGAAGCGCACACGTTTTCGCTGAAATCGCTCGAGGACGCGACCCGGCTGCGCAACCACGTGATCGGGCTGCTCGAGCAGGCCGATGTGGAACCCGACCCTGTGGAGCGCGACCGCCAGCTGACGTTTGTCGTGGCCGGAGGCGGATTCGCGGGGACGGAGATGGTGGCGGAATTGTTCGATCTCGTTCACAGTGTGCGGCGCTTCTTTCGGGGCATTCGATCGGCGGATCCGCGCTTCGTCCTCGTGCACTCGGGTGTGCGCATCCTCCCCGAGCTCAGCCCGGCGCTAGCCGCGTATGCCCAACGTAAGCTGGAAGCTCGTGGAATCGAGTTCCTGCTGAACACGAGGGTGGCGGGGGCGAGGCGCGATGCCGTGCTGCTTGTCGGGGGGGATGAGATCGCGACGCGGACGATCGTGTGGACCGCCGGCAACCAGCCGCATCCGCTGTTGCGCACCCTCCCGTGCGAACGAAACCGGGCCGGTGCGGTGTCCGCGGGGGAGGCGCTGCAGGTCACCGGGTTGGTCAACATTTGGGCGGCGGGGGACTGCGCCCAGATTCCCGATGTGCTGAACCAGGGAAAGTTTTGCCCGCCTACGGCGCAGCACGCGCTTCGCGAGGGATGGGTCGTGGCGGACAATGTGGCGGCCGCCCTGCGGGGCCGGCCACCCCGGCCGTTCCGATTCCGCACGATTGCGGTGCTCGTCGCGCTCGGCCACCGCACCGCGGTTGCGGAGGTGCGCGGGTGGAAGTTCTCGGGGTTCCTCGCGTGGTTCATGTGGCGGACGGTCTACCTCAGTAAGCTACCCGGGTTCGAGAAAAAGGTGCGGGTCGCCCTCGACTGGGCACTCGACATGTTTTTCCCTCGAGACATCGCGCTGAGTTCGGCGGCACCGACGCCCACGATCGCCCAATCCGTGGAGGCCTCCGCGGACGGGCCGCGCCCATGATCCGTTCGCCTCTGCTCCGGCACGGCGCGCTGCTGGGCGCGCTGGCGGGATTGGCGGGGGGGCTGGCGTTCGGCGCGGCGATGGCCCAACTCGGCTATCTCCCGACCGTGGCGTCGCTCGTGCGGGCCCGCACGCCGGAGACGGGATTCTTCGTCCACATGGCCATCGCGGCCATTGTGGGGGCCGGGTTTGGGCTGCTCGTCTACCGGCAGCGCCTGGGCGCCGGGGAGATGCTCTTTTGGGGAATGACCTACGGCAGTCTGTGGTGGTTCCTGGGGCCCCTGACGCTGCTGCCGCTTCTGCTGGGCCGGACCATGGTCTGGGACGTGGGCTCCGCGCAGGCTGTGTTTCCCAGCCTGATCGGGCACCTGTGGTACGGGGCGGTGACCGCGATCGTCTATGTGATCCTGCGGCGTCGAGTGGGGGCCGCCGGATCCCGGATCGGGCGTGAAGTGATCCTCGTCGGAGCACTCGCCGGGCTTGCGGGGGGGTGGCTGTTTGGGCGCCTCGTGGACGGGCAGGCCCAATGGCTGGGTTCCTCTGCGTTGCTGAGTCCTGTCACGCATCGCGTGCCCGAGCCGGCGACGGTCCTCATCGGGATCGCGTCCGGCGTGGGATTCGCGTGGCTGTACCCGCAACTTCACGACGGCTCGGGTCCGATGCTGATCCGGGGCACGATGTATGGCTTCGCTTGGTGGGTCGCCGGGGCGCTCACGCTCGTGCCGCTGGCGACCGGGATGGGCCTCGGCTGGTCGGTCGAGGCCGCCCGCGCGCAGTTCCCCGCGCTTCCCGGCTTCCTGCTCGCCGGCGCCTTTCTCGCGCTCGTGTATCGCTGGGTGGACGGGCTCGCCCGGCTGCTCTTTTTCGACGACGTCGGCGCGGAGGACGAAGAAGGGGTGGGGACACGCGGCCTTCGTGCGCTGGCGCGCGGAGCGTTCGCCGGCCTCATCGGCGGCCTGATCTTCACGATCATCATGGTCCGGCTCGGCATTCTGCCGGTGATCGCTCGACTGATCGGCGCGTCCTCGCCGTGGAGCGGGTTGATCGTGCACCTGGTGATTGCCAACCTGATCGGGGCCAGCTTCGGCCTGCTGTTCCTGCGCCGATCCTTCGATCTCGGCTCCGCGCTGGGCTGGGGAGTCTCCTACGGATTCTTCTGGTGGGTGCTCGGTCCCCTCACCCTGCTGCCGCTCCTCTTGGGAACGGTGCCGCGGTGGACGCCCGAGATTGCCGGGGCTCTGACCGCGAGCCTGATCGGCCACCTCGCGTACGGCGCGGCGGTGGGAATCACATTCTTTCTCCTGGAGGCGCGCTACAACCCCTGGTGGATCTCCCACACTGATGCCGAGGCGGTGCGCATCGCGCGCCGGAGAGAACAGGTACTCACGTCGGCCCCCGCGCTCTGGGCGTTGGTGGTGGTCGTCGCGCTGACCCTTCCCGTTGTCCTGACCTGTGGAATGCCGCCGGGCGGTGCGGGGTACTCCATGTCGCCCGCGGCGCCGCCCTCAGCTCCGCCGAGGACGACCTCGAGTGGGGGCGGCGTCTACGGGGGCGCCGCAGGACCGCACGATTCGTGCGGCCAGAACGGGTCGGTCCCCAAGACGCCCTAGCCGAGCGCGGCCTACGGTCGTTTGAGCAGGGACGCCGCGTCGGGCAGGATGGAGATCAGCATGAGGACGAGCAACATGAGCGGGACGGCCGCGACATAGACCATGGCCAATCGCTCGAGCCGAAGGTTCATGTAATAGGCGCCGATCAGGCTGGCCTTCATCAGCGCGAGCAAGATCAACGCGGTGACGCGGACCCCGGGCGAGACCCGGAAGACAAGGATCAGGCTGACCTCGAGGATCGTGATGGCGACGAGGACGAGCCAGGCGATAATCAAGACTCGCGTGACGCCCTGCGGCTCTGCTTCGGTCATGTGCCGCGCGCCTCCCCGATCAGAGCAAGTAGATCGACGACCAGATGAAGACCCACACCAGATCGACAAATCCCCAGTACAGCCCGGCGATCTCGACGCCTTCCGCCGATCCGAGCCCGCGGGAGATCCGGTCCGCGATGACCCACAGATAGAGAATCCCGCCCAGCACGTGGGCGCCGTGGAGCCCGGTAATGGCGAAGAAGGTGAAGCTGAACGCCGGTACGCCCCACGGATTGCCCGTCAGGCGCGCGCCCTCCCCGATGAAGTGCGTCCACTCCGTCGCCTGCATCCCCGCAAAGACCAGGCCGGCGGCGATCGTGGCGGCGAGAAACCACACGGCCTGTCGGCGGGCCCCCTGCCGGATCGCAAAGACCGCCAGGGCCATCGTCGTGCTGCTGCAGAGGAGGACTACGGTCATCGTCGCGACAAAGCGGAGGTTGATGATCTCGAGCCGGTTGGGCCAGGTCGGGCTGCCCAGTCGGGTCACCCAGAGCCCGATCAGGAGCGCGGCAAACGTCATGGCGTCCGAGATGAGGAACAGCCACATCATCAGCTTGCCCCAGCTGACATCCCAGGGCGATCGGCCGCCTCCCCACCGCATCGCCAGACCCTGGTCCCCCCTTGCGGGGACAGGTCCCCCCTCGGGAACAGTCGTGGCGTCGACCCCGCTGGTCATTGTCTCGCCGTCTCCTTCCCGGTCACGCCTACATCCAGAACAGGATGATGAACACGTATAGCCAGAGGCCGGTCAAGAAATGCCAGTAGGTTGAGGAGACATTGACGGCTACGGACCCCGGCGGGGTGTACGCCCCGCGCCACGCTCGGGGCAGAATGATCGCGAATGCGACGAGGCCTCCGAGGAGGTGCACGCCGTGTGCGCCGGTCAGCAGGTAGAAGAACGAGCTGTGAGGCTGACTCGAAAGATACACTCCCTGGCGGACGAGCTGCTGCCACGCCAGGAGCTGCCCGACCAAAAACGCCACCCCGAGGCCCCCGCCTGCCGTCAGCGCTCGGCGGAATCCCATCGTGTCCCCGCGCTTGAGCTGCCGTCGTCCCCACTCGACTGCGGCGCTGCTGGCGAGCAAGATCCCGGTGTCCAGCCAGAGGATCCACGGAAGCGGGATCTGTGTCCACCCGGGCTCCTGCCTGTGGCCGAGATAGGTGGTGGTGAACGCCACAAAGAGCATGGCAATCGCAACGAGGGCGAATGCCATGCCCAAGAGAGCTGTGTTTGCCGGGATAGGCGCGGCCGGTTCTCGGGGCGGCCAGGCGCCATCCCCGTTGGGGCGGCCGGCGCCACGGCCCCCAGAGCCGCCGTGGCGAGCCGGTGCGGTCTTGGTCTTCGTGGCGAGAACGAACTCGGTCGGCATCGTCAGCTCCCACCGCCGGCGTGGCCGTCGCCGGCACCGTGGCCGTCCCCGGCGCGCCCTGCGTGGCCGGCGAGGGCGGGCGATCCGGGGACGGTTTGCGGCAGGTAGTCGTCCGCCGCGCCGGGCACGCCGTAATCGTAGGGCCACCGATAGACGACGGGGGGCTCGGGCCAGTTGCCGTGGGGAGGCGGGGACTCCGCCGTCCATTCGAGGGTGTTGGCATGCCACGGATTGGGCTCGGCTTTGGGTCCCCGGAGCGCGCTGTTGAAAAAGTTGTAGACGAAGATGAGCTGCGCCGCTCCGAGCATGAACGCGCTTGCCGAGATGAAGACGTCGAGCGGCTGGACGCTGGCGAGGAACGGATACGTACTCGGTGTGTACAGCCGTCGGCTCATCCCGTGCGTCCCCAGGAAGTGCATCGGGAAGAACGTTCCGTAGATGCCGATGAAGGTCAGCACAAAGTGGATCTTGCCGAGCGTCTCGTTCATCATCCGGCCGAAGATCTTGGGGAACCAGTAGTACGTCCCGGCGAAGATCGCAAACAGCGCGGCGCTCGCCATGACGAAGTGAAAGTGCGCGACGACGAAGTAGGTATCGTGGAAGTAGAGGTCCACCGGTGAGGCCGCGAGGAAGATCCCGCTGAGCCCCCCGGTGACGAACAGCGAGACGAACGCCACCGCGTACAACAGCGCGGTGGAAAACTGGATCCGCCCCTGCCACAAGGTCGTCAGCCAGTTGAACGTTTTGATCGCCGACGGGATGGCGATGATCATCGTCGAGATCGTGAACGTGGCCCCGAGGATCGGGTTCATCCCGCTGACGAACATGTGATGTCCCCACACGAGGAAGCTCAGAAACCCGATCGCAGCCATCGAGAGGACCATGGCGGTGTACCCGAAGATGGGTTTCCGGGAGAACGTGGAGATGATGTCGGAGACGATGCCCATGGGACCGAGGATGAGGATGTACACTTCGGGGTGCCCGAAGAACCAGAACAGGTGCTGCCAGAGGAGCGCCTCGCCCCCCGAGTGAGGGACGACGTTGCCGCCGATCAGCACGCCCGCGGGCACGAAGAAGCTGGTGCCCGCCGTCCGGTCGAGGAGCAGCATCACCAGCGCGGCCATGAGGACGGGGAACGAGAGCAGAGCCAGGATCGCGGTGAAGAAGATCCCCCAGATCGTGAGCGGGAGCCGTCCCATCGACAGCCCGCGGGCCCGCATGTTGATGATCGTCGTGAG
Encoded here:
- a CDS encoding cytochrome c oxidase subunit 3, with the translated sequence MPTEFVLATKTKTAPARHGGSGGRGAGRPNGDGAWPPREPAAPIPANTALLGMAFALVAIAMLFVAFTTTYLGHRQEPGWTQIPLPWILWLDTGILLASSAAVEWGRRQLKRGDTMGFRRALTAGGGLGVAFLVGQLLAWQQLVRQGVYLSSQPHSSFFYLLTGAHGVHLLGGLVAFAIILPRAWRGAYTPPGSVAVNVSSTYWHFLTGLWLYVFIILFWM
- a CDS encoding cbb3-type cytochrome c oxidase subunit I, whose product is MATATAPATPHEAHAAHPPESFIRHYIFSLDHKMIGKQYYFVTLFMALVGGGLAMLVRAHLAAPERGLLDPGTYLAAATMHGTVMIFFFLTTILTGFFGNFLIPLMIGAGDMAFPFLNMLSFWTFVPSVLILLASFFVPGGPAGNGWTSYAPLSALPQASPGSGLGQTLWLVAILILMTSSLFGGLNFLTTIINMRARGLSMGRLPLTIWGIFFTAILALLSFPVLMAALVMLLLDRTAGTSFFVPAGVLIGGNVVPHSGGEALLWQHLFWFFGHPEVYILILGPMGIVSDIISTFSRKPIFGYTAMVLSMAAIGFLSFLVWGHHMFVSGMNPILGATFTISTMIIAIPSAIKTFNWLTTLWQGRIQFSTALLYAVAFVSLFVTGGLSGIFLAASPVDLYFHDTYFVVAHFHFVMASAALFAIFAGTYYWFPKIFGRMMNETLGKIHFVLTFIGIYGTFFPMHFLGTHGMSRRLYTPSTYPFLASVQPLDVFISASAFMLGAAQLIFVYNFFNSALRGPKAEPNPWHANTLEWTAESPPPHGNWPEPPVVYRWPYDYGVPGAADDYLPQTVPGSPALAGHAGRAGDGHGAGDGHAGGGS
- a CDS encoding cytochrome C oxidase subunit IV family protein; translation: MTEAEPQGVTRVLIIAWLVLVAITILEVSLILVFRVSPGVRVTALILLALMKASLIGAYYMNLRLERLAMVYVAAVPLMLLVLMLISILPDAASLLKRP
- a CDS encoding cytochrome c oxidase subunit 3, with product MTSGVDATTVPEGGPVPARGDQGLAMRWGGGRSPWDVSWGKLMMWLFLISDAMTFAALLIGLWVTRLGSPTWPNRLEIINLRFVATMTVVLLCSSTTMALAVFAIRQGARRQAVWFLAATIAAGLVFAGMQATEWTHFIGEGARLTGNPWGVPAFSFTFFAITGLHGAHVLGGILYLWVIADRISRGLGSAEGVEIAGLYWGFVDLVWVFIWSSIYLL
- a CDS encoding MmgE/PrpD family protein — protein: MAEPHGYTDAITAYASRFRFADLPSKVIEEAKTIVLDTIGALLLASLPQYRASWLTGDLAREMGGTPESTVIGRDFMASCEGAALANGTMGYAADVEGGSAARQHVPAVLVPAALAVGEREGVDGKTFLAALALGYEICCRVGEACRTSYSYPHSFHPSATFGYFGAAAAAGHILNLTQPQFANALGLAGSNAGGLMTWVSDPTEHSRPFVIGMAARGGVTAALLAHMGLGGPPAILDPGKYSIYDAYSGEMYLDRLTERLGEDFWIANTGGFKRHPCCGDIHSGLDALLAIMDKHDIIPGEIEEIVHRVKADRAPVIDNNPLKSHCAQYILAVAAVDRKIVPNDILHDRRDNAQIRMVYERVKLIGDREMDRWPASAPAIVEVTVKDGRRLSERVDWAKGRRENPMTRTELERKFFDLATMRISRDDANRLMERVDHLEQVPDVREIGRLLRA
- a CDS encoding MmgE/PrpD family protein gives rise to the protein MRVQATETLARYASTLQYQAIPPAVVARTKEVVLDCLGTLLGGSVYPVGTITLRFVARVGEGGACTVVGTDRKASPVTAAFANATISHCLELDDNYNPANAHVANVVVPAALAVAEQEHVDGRQLIAALVAAYDVEGRIGIALSPVRLYERSFHPSSINGNFGAAAAAARAMALGPSETVNALGLAGCQASGLLAWVTEPAQFSKAFQIGVASRNGVTAAEIARLGFTGPPHILEGKHNPFRAFAGVDVLSVEDALTGELGDRFEIARTSLKKYACCRQIHAPLDGLFKIMARQDLRGDDIVELTTRVATSMADIIDNNELPSHNAQYILAMAAYDGRVEVEQLTGDRAADPRISALSKRVRVLGDDALEQRFPEQWSAVTTVRAGDGREFTEAVYYPTGDPENPLTADDLRAKFFALATKAISRKRADAIADLVTGLDALSDVSQLARLLSADR
- a CDS encoding NAD(P)/FAD-dependent oxidoreductase, whose protein sequence is MTSLELRRDVWAGAAAGLAGGGILAATLHLQGKMSLTVGLTGLAPQAAPAVQLGIAGLLGAGFGAVFRYQPESAASSLTAGLLYGLLWWIVGPLTLSPLLAGVVPSWSLEDAAAGFPGLIAHLLYGAVMGTAFYLMAGAWRRRIPAPPPVPDAPPVRIVILGGGFAGVSAAQRLEHLLRRNRAVSITLVSESNYLLFTPMLAEVAASGLEAQHISAPVRAALLRTVFRRAEVLAVDVAAQTVRLRATPSAREETLRYDHLVLALGSVPNFYDLPGLEAHTFSLKSLEDATRLRNHVIGLLEQADVEPDPVERDRQLTFVVAGGGFAGTEMVAELFDLVHSVRRFFRGIRSADPRFVLVHSGVRILPELSPALAAYAQRKLEARGIEFLLNTRVAGARRDAVLLVGGDEIATRTIVWTAGNQPHPLLRTLPCERNRAGAVSAGEALQVTGLVNIWAAGDCAQIPDVLNQGKFCPPTAQHALREGWVVADNVAAALRGRPPRPFRFRTIAVLVALGHRTAVAEVRGWKFSGFLAWFMWRTVYLSKLPGFEKKVRVALDWALDMFFPRDIALSSAAPTPTIAQSVEASADGPRP